From Cellulosimicrobium cellulans, the proteins below share one genomic window:
- a CDS encoding aldose 1-epimerase translates to MRLHHPSGAELVVALRGAAVLAWRAPWRGADGTARIEELVDGYADETEVAAHDAARSALMAPFVNRLAGGEYRFDGVRHQMPPVLPWEPVTMHGFARTLDWAVVERVGGPAEAAGEGDARPVSVRLAATVAADAHAGYPFALALEVEYALDAGSLGVTMRARNVGGTAAPVALGWHPYLRVPGHETIDRLELTVPAGRAVVTDPGLLPLAGPEAFTAVDGLGPLPLAGVRLDHAFGALRADVDGRARTLLRDPATGQGLAVWQRRGLVHVYTGDGLARRERTAVAVEPVETLTDAFNRPDCAADVRLEPGAVREFAFGVEILT, encoded by the coding sequence GTGCGCCTGCACCACCCGTCCGGGGCCGAGCTCGTCGTGGCGCTTCGCGGCGCGGCCGTGCTCGCCTGGCGTGCGCCGTGGCGCGGTGCGGACGGGACCGCGCGGATCGAGGAACTCGTGGACGGTTACGCCGACGAGACCGAGGTCGCCGCGCACGACGCCGCGCGGTCTGCCCTCATGGCTCCCTTCGTCAACCGACTCGCGGGCGGGGAGTACCGGTTCGACGGCGTGCGGCACCAGATGCCGCCGGTCCTGCCCTGGGAGCCCGTCACGATGCACGGGTTCGCCCGTACGCTCGACTGGGCGGTCGTCGAGCGCGTCGGTGGACCGGCGGAGGCTGCGGGCGAGGGCGACGCGCGCCCGGTGTCGGTCCGCCTGGCGGCGACCGTGGCCGCCGACGCGCACGCCGGGTACCCGTTCGCGCTCGCGCTCGAGGTCGAGTACGCGCTCGACGCGGGCTCGCTGGGCGTCACGATGCGGGCCCGCAACGTCGGGGGGACGGCCGCGCCCGTCGCCCTGGGCTGGCACCCGTACCTGCGCGTCCCGGGCCACGAGACGATCGACCGGCTCGAGCTCACCGTCCCGGCCGGGCGCGCCGTCGTGACGGACCCGGGGCTGCTCCCGCTCGCGGGGCCGGAGGCGTTCACCGCCGTCGACGGGCTCGGACCGCTGCCGCTCGCGGGCGTCCGCCTCGACCACGCGTTCGGCGCCTTGCGCGCCGACGTCGACGGTCGCGCCCGCACCCTCTTGCGGGACCCCGCCACGGGGCAGGGGCTCGCCGTCTGGCAGCGCCGCGGGCTCGTGCACGTCTACACGGGCGACGGCCTCGCGCGGCGCGAGCGCACCGCGGTCGCGGTCGAGCCCGTCGAGACGCTGACCGACGCGTTCAACCGCCCCGACTGCGCGGCGGACGTCCGGCTGGAGCCGGGAGCTGTGCGTGAGTTCGCGTTCGGGGTGGAGATCCTGACGTGA
- a CDS encoding UPF0182 family membrane protein, with amino-acid sequence MSFAAAPRRPSSGGRPARRRSPIGIAIAVVGALVVLLLLLAQFWTEVLWFRQLDFANVLWTQWGARIALFVGGFLVMGGLVFLSFSIAYRSRPIYAPSTPEQATLDQYREAIEPLRKVVMIVAPALVGFFAGAAAASQWQTVLLALNSVPFGTTDPQWGIDLAFYVFTLPALRFVVSFLMAVVIIAGIAAVATHYLYGGLRIGGGSDAGPRTTKAARVQLSVTAALLLVLIGANYWLDRYSILTSGGAKFDGASYADVHAVIPSKAILTVVALFVAALFVVTAVRGNWRLPAIGVGLMVVSAIAIGGIYPSVVQRFQVTPNAQDFEEEYIQRNIDATKAAYGIDDVQTEPYNAKTEAEAGALREDADTTASIRLLDPEIVSPSFSQLQQNKQYYQFSPSLSVDRYTIEDESRDTVIAVRELNQDGLGADQRNWVNDHTVYTHGFGVVAAYGNQIGPDGRPAFYEGSIPSTGAFTDAGGYEPRIYFSPEAPQYSIVGAPEGRDAWELDYPVDDEGGQVNNTFPTQEIEGGPSVGSFMNKVLYALKFGSEQILFSDRVTEESQILYDRSPRDRVAKVAPYLTLDGRVYPAVVDGRVKWIVDGYTTSNAYPYSTSESLEDSTRDSLVAANSVEALAPQQVNYIRNSVKATVDAYDGSVELYAWDAEDPVLQAWSQVFPTSLQPISEISGDLMSHLRYPEDLFKVQRTLLASYHVDDANEFFSGQDFWRSPEDPTASGQVKPLQPPYYLTLQMPSQEAPTFSLMSTYIPGGGSDRNILTGFLAVDAEPGNEAGVRSEDYGTLRLLELPRNATVPGPGQVQNNFNTDPTAADGLLALRRGDSTVINGNLLTLPVGGGLLYVQPVYVQSTEGTRFPLLRKVLVSFGDEIGFADTLDEALDQVFGGDSGANAGDADGGVETEVPDQPAGGETDPGTTDPGTEPPATEEPAPPADGGSVNGEARAQLDQALSAAQQAIEDGQAALAEGDFAAYGAAQERLQQALESALAAEQRLDTESSGG; translated from the coding sequence GTGTCATTCGCCGCAGCGCCCCGCCGGCCGTCCTCCGGGGGACGGCCCGCCCGGCGCCGGAGCCCGATCGGGATCGCGATCGCCGTCGTCGGCGCCCTCGTCGTCCTGCTGCTCCTGCTCGCCCAGTTCTGGACCGAGGTGCTGTGGTTCCGGCAGCTCGACTTCGCGAACGTCCTGTGGACGCAGTGGGGCGCGCGCATCGCCCTCTTCGTCGGCGGGTTCCTCGTGATGGGCGGCCTCGTCTTCCTGTCGTTCTCGATCGCGTACCGGTCGCGGCCGATCTACGCGCCCTCGACGCCCGAGCAGGCGACGCTCGACCAGTACCGCGAGGCGATCGAGCCGCTGCGCAAGGTCGTCATGATCGTCGCGCCCGCGCTGGTGGGCTTCTTCGCCGGCGCGGCGGCGGCCTCGCAGTGGCAGACCGTGCTGCTGGCGCTGAACTCCGTGCCCTTCGGCACGACGGACCCGCAGTGGGGCATCGACCTGGCGTTCTACGTCTTCACGCTCCCCGCGCTCCGGTTCGTCGTGAGCTTCCTCATGGCGGTCGTCATCATCGCGGGCATCGCCGCGGTCGCGACGCACTACCTGTACGGCGGCCTGCGCATCGGTGGTGGCTCCGACGCGGGCCCGCGCACGACGAAGGCCGCGCGCGTCCAGCTCTCCGTGACCGCCGCGCTGCTGCTGGTCCTCATCGGGGCGAACTACTGGCTCGACCGGTACTCGATCCTCACCTCGGGCGGGGCCAAGTTCGACGGTGCGTCGTACGCCGACGTGCACGCCGTCATCCCCTCCAAGGCGATCCTCACGGTCGTCGCCCTCTTCGTCGCGGCGCTGTTCGTCGTGACGGCGGTGCGCGGCAACTGGCGTCTCCCGGCGATCGGCGTCGGTCTGATGGTCGTGTCGGCCATCGCGATCGGCGGCATCTACCCGAGCGTCGTCCAGCGCTTCCAGGTCACGCCGAACGCGCAGGACTTCGAGGAGGAGTACATCCAGCGCAACATCGACGCGACGAAGGCCGCCTACGGGATCGACGACGTCCAGACCGAGCCGTACAACGCGAAGACCGAGGCGGAGGCCGGCGCGCTGCGCGAGGACGCCGACACGACGGCGTCCATCCGCCTGCTCGACCCGGAGATCGTCAGCCCGTCGTTCAGCCAGCTCCAGCAGAACAAGCAGTACTACCAGTTCTCGCCGTCGCTGTCGGTCGACCGGTACACGATCGAGGACGAGAGCCGCGACACCGTCATCGCGGTGCGCGAGCTCAACCAGGACGGCCTGGGCGCCGACCAGCGCAACTGGGTCAACGACCACACGGTCTACACCCACGGCTTCGGCGTCGTCGCCGCGTACGGCAACCAGATCGGGCCCGACGGGCGCCCCGCCTTCTACGAGGGATCGATCCCGTCCACCGGCGCGTTCACCGACGCGGGCGGCTACGAGCCGCGTATCTACTTCTCGCCGGAGGCGCCGCAGTACTCGATCGTGGGCGCCCCTGAGGGCCGCGACGCGTGGGAGCTCGACTACCCCGTCGACGACGAGGGCGGCCAGGTCAACAACACCTTCCCGACGCAGGAGATCGAGGGCGGCCCGAGCGTCGGGTCGTTCATGAACAAGGTGCTGTACGCGCTGAAGTTCGGCTCCGAGCAGATCCTGTTCTCCGACCGCGTCACCGAGGAGTCGCAGATCCTCTACGACCGCAGCCCGCGCGACCGCGTCGCGAAGGTCGCGCCGTACCTGACGCTCGACGGGCGCGTGTACCCGGCGGTCGTGGACGGCCGCGTGAAGTGGATCGTGGACGGCTACACGACCTCGAACGCGTACCCGTACTCGACGTCCGAGTCGCTCGAGGACTCGACGCGCGACTCGCTCGTGGCGGCGAACTCGGTCGAGGCGCTCGCCCCGCAGCAGGTGAACTACATCCGCAACTCGGTCAAGGCGACCGTCGACGCCTACGACGGCTCCGTCGAGCTGTACGCGTGGGACGCCGAGGACCCGGTGCTCCAGGCCTGGTCCCAGGTGTTCCCGACGTCGCTCCAGCCGATCTCCGAGATCTCGGGCGACCTCATGAGCCACCTGCGCTACCCCGAGGACCTGTTCAAGGTGCAGCGCACGCTGCTCGCGAGCTACCACGTGGACGACGCGAACGAGTTCTTCTCGGGTCAGGACTTCTGGCGCAGCCCCGAGGACCCGACGGCGAGCGGGCAGGTCAAGCCGCTGCAGCCGCCGTACTACCTCACGCTGCAGATGCCGAGCCAGGAGGCGCCGACGTTCTCGCTCATGTCGACGTACATCCCGGGAGGCGGCTCGGACCGCAACATCCTCACGGGCTTCCTCGCCGTGGACGCCGAGCCGGGCAACGAGGCGGGCGTGCGCTCGGAGGACTACGGCACGCTGCGCCTTCTCGAGCTGCCACGCAACGCGACGGTGCCCGGGCCGGGTCAGGTGCAGAACAACTTCAACACCGACCCGACCGCGGCGGACGGCCTGCTGGCGCTGCGTCGTGGTGACTCGACGGTCATCAACGGCAACCTCCTCACGCTCCCCGTGGGCGGCGGTCTGCTGTACGTCCAGCCGGTCTACGTGCAGTCGACGGAGGGCACGCGGTTCCCGCTGCTGCGCAAGGTGCTCGTGTCCTTCGGTGACGAGATCGGGTTCGCCGACACGCTCGACGAGGCGCTGGACCAGGTGTTCGGCGGGGACTCCGGCGCGAACGCGGGTGACGCGGACGGTGGGGTCGAGACGGAGGTCCCGGACCAGCCGGCCGGCGGCGAGACCGACCCGGGGACGACCGACCCGGGCACGGAGCCTCCCGCCACCGAGGAGCCGGCACCGCCGGCCGACGGCGGGAGCGTGAACGGCGAGGCCCGCGCGCAGCTCGACCAGGCTCTGAGTGCCGCTCAGCAGGCGATCGAGGACGGCCAGGCCGCGCTCGCCGAGGGCGACTTCGCGGCGTACGGCGCGGCGCAGGAGCGGCTGCAGCAGGCGCTCGAGTCGGCGCTGGCGGCGGAGCAGCGGCTCGACACGGAGTCGTCCGGGGGCTGA